The DNA region GTAAATAAAAGAAATTTCAAAATTTTAAAAAGGCTTCATACCGGTTGGCTCGGTGTGGACTGGAAGAGTTTTGAAAATTTTGAGACCGCTCCCCCACTCTTCAACGATGCGCGGATGTTTGAAATGGGCACAAGGAACATAATTGGATTGAGCGGATTGACTGAACATATAAAGCTCTTGCTTGAGTTCGGTTTAAGAGATGTAGAAAATAGAGTTTTAGGATTAAAAATGACATTGAGGAAGGGATTTAAGAAACTAAAAATTCCTGTGATTACGCCTGAAAAAGGACCACAATCAGGT from candidate division WOR-3 bacterium includes:
- a CDS encoding aminotransferase class V-fold PLP-dependent enzyme, whose translation is VNKRNFKILKRLHTGWLGVDWKSFENFETAPPLFNDARMFEMGTRNIIGLSGLTEHIKLLLEFGLRDVENRVLGLKMTLRKGFKKLKIPVITPEKGPQSGIITIKPENPRKVYEYLNKNKIIISLRNNCLRFSPHFYNTENEIERVFEILKKSFNS